One genomic region from Apodemus sylvaticus chromosome 1, mApoSyl1.1, whole genome shotgun sequence encodes:
- the LOC127679491 gene encoding olfactory receptor 1030-like has product MARGNRTTVTEFVLMGFTDRPELQLPLFVVFLTIYLITLVGNLGMILLIKADSRLHTPMYYFLSHLAFIDLCYSSSIGPKMLQNLLVKKKTISFSGCFAQLYFSSAFATTECFLLATMAYDRYMAICNPLIYTAIMTQRVCKELVIGVYTYGFLNSVIQTVLTFQLSFCNSNVIHHFYCADPPLLALSCSDTHNKERQLLIFSAVNLTGSLMTILISYICILVSIIKIESSQGKCKAFSTCASHLTVVTIFYGTLFFMYMRQPKTGNSWRYSKVISVFYSLVIPMLNPLIYSLRNTEVKDTLKKMLEGKTS; this is encoded by the coding sequence atggcaaGAGGCAATCGCACCACAGTAACAGAATTTGTCCTCATGGGATTCACGGATCGCCCTGAGCTTCAGCTCCCCCTCTTTGTAGTGTTCCTAACGATTTATCTCATTACCCTGGTGGGAAACCTTGGCATGATCTTACTCATCAAGGCAGACTCTCGGcttcacacacccatgtactaTTTCCTTAGTCACCTGGCTTTCATTGATCTCTGTTATTCATCTTCCATTGGGCCAAAAATGCTGCAAAATTTATTGGTGAAGAAAAAAACCATCTCCTTTTCAGGCTGTTTCGCTCAGCTGTACTTCTCCAGTGCTTTTGCCACTACTGAATGCTTCCTCTTGGCCACAATGGCCTATGACCGTTACATGGCCATCTGTAATCCCCTGATCTACACAGCCATCATGACACAGAGGGTCTGCAAGGAGCTGGTGATTGGAGTCTACACCTATGGCTTCCTGAACTCTGTGATACAGACAGTACTGACTTTCCAGCTGTCTTTCTGCAACTCCAATGTGATCCACCACTTCTACTGTGCTGACCCCCCTCTCCTTGCACTCTCCTGCTCTGACACCCACAACAAGGAGAGGCAGCTTCTGATCTTCTCAGCAGTGAATCTCACTGGATCCCTCATGACCATCCTCATCTCCTACATCTGCATTCTAGTGTCCATTATAAAAATTGAGTCATCCCAGGGCAAGTGTAAAGCATTCTCCACCTGTGCCTCCCACCTCACTGTGGTCACCATCTTCTATGGAACATTATTTTTCATGTACATGCGGCAACCAAAAACAGGGAATTCGTGGAGGTATAGCAAAGTGATCTCTGTGTTTTACAGTCTTGTGATTCCCATGCTTAACCCTCTCATCTACAGCTTGAGAAACACAGAGGTAAAGGATACCCTGAAAAAAATGCTAGAGGGAAAAACTTCATAG